One genomic window of Halobellus limi includes the following:
- a CDS encoding choice-of-anchor W domain-containing protein, whose amino-acid sequence MTQDNQPQLYSLSRRKMLAGLGAVGLASAGAGLGTSAYFSDEESFENNTLTAGTLDLRVRYEASYDGDGAVENLADEAMGTQDGDPAGMFYDLDDVKPGDSGHVEFCFDIVDNPAYVWACGDLSQDENGMNEPEMAVDDTPDLGELGDSIDARLVYCDEDDGELVEGEEIVSGSLVDVIAAISSGAALDGDGVAGLSPGEQSPYDDVVVGDDEEYITGACVCLFWEIPYEVGNEIQSDSLTMSFEFHALQARHNDGTTNPCAPSIVTRTGEGFAKQQEFATEQETSFARGRYGNNGPSGSWEVAVGPDVGSADTANYVWTPGDTVPFSYAYDGSGNASFTLDGVNVGSAIPAPSGKLAITTKADEATVSVANLQLDLDGVPVTLSGPDAISASNDGPDREVTYLVFDTDGADVANAFAISGDVTVDVQGDYPGSEEGVAFDISVE is encoded by the coding sequence ATGACGCAAGACAACCAACCCCAACTGTACAGCCTCTCACGCCGAAAAATGCTCGCCGGTCTCGGTGCCGTCGGCCTCGCCTCCGCGGGCGCCGGTCTCGGTACCTCCGCGTACTTCAGCGACGAGGAGAGCTTCGAGAACAACACGCTGACCGCGGGGACGCTCGACCTGCGTGTCCGCTATGAGGCCTCCTACGACGGCGACGGCGCGGTCGAGAATCTGGCCGACGAAGCGATGGGGACCCAGGACGGCGACCCCGCGGGGATGTTCTACGACCTCGACGACGTGAAGCCGGGCGACTCCGGGCACGTCGAGTTCTGTTTCGACATCGTGGACAACCCCGCCTACGTGTGGGCGTGCGGTGACCTCTCCCAGGACGAGAACGGAATGAACGAGCCCGAGATGGCGGTCGACGACACGCCCGATCTGGGCGAACTCGGCGACAGCATCGATGCACGGCTCGTCTACTGTGACGAGGACGACGGCGAGCTCGTCGAGGGCGAGGAGATCGTCTCCGGCTCGCTCGTCGACGTGATCGCGGCCATCTCCTCGGGTGCGGCGCTCGACGGCGACGGCGTCGCCGGGCTCTCCCCCGGCGAGCAGTCCCCGTACGACGACGTGGTCGTCGGAGACGATGAAGAATACATCACCGGCGCGTGCGTCTGCCTGTTCTGGGAGATCCCCTACGAGGTCGGCAACGAGATCCAGTCGGACTCGCTGACGATGTCCTTCGAGTTCCACGCGCTGCAGGCCCGCCACAACGACGGCACCACGAACCCCTGCGCGCCGTCCATCGTCACCCGGACGGGCGAGGGCTTCGCCAAGCAGCAGGAGTTCGCCACCGAGCAGGAGACCTCCTTCGCCCGCGGCCGATACGGCAACAACGGCCCCTCCGGCTCGTGGGAAGTCGCCGTCGGCCCCGACGTCGGCAGCGCCGACACGGCCAACTACGTCTGGACGCCCGGCGACACGGTCCCGTTCAGCTACGCCTACGACGGCAGCGGGAACGCCTCGTTCACCCTCGACGGCGTGAACGTCGGCAGCGCGATTCCCGCGCCGAGCGGGAAGCTCGCGATCACGACGAAGGCCGACGAGGCCACCGTCAGCGTCGCGAACCTCCAGCTCGACCTCGACGGCGTCCCGGTGACCCTCAGCGGCCCCGACGCGATCTCGGCCAGCAACGACGGCCCCGACCGCGAGGTCACCTACCTCGTCTTCGACACCGACGGCGCGGACGTCGCGAACGCGTTCGCGATCTCCGGCGACGTCACCGTCGACGTCCAGGGCGACTACCCCGGCAGCGAGGAAGGCGTCGCGTTCGACATCAGCGTCGAGTGA
- a CDS encoding VWA domain-containing protein yields the protein MTNDPKSYTLSRRKMLAGIGVVGLASAGTGLGTTAFFSDEEEFVDNSLVAGELDLLVDWQQTYDFGDGHQFVSAHPDHDGDGEQSIAADNDAGQIRYSDFPDEEDEDSNGANIPVLNCENIPPLSEANFGVDPVTGEAMETLVQFTDVKPGDSGEITFSLHLCDNPGYLWMQADNVSESGGVHAEPEMAVDPDNLGDLAGAIQVTLWYDEDCDNVYDGADPVDIMLTLDFSGSMLYDQYGGVVSDDEITINGTTYDETTKIDLVELGTRQFVDYLQSQNADAKVGVAYFDGEGSDDTEPRTGVLQAMTTDLSVVDGALTGLRQKLANVVSGGPGSTPFDGDGDPDPFSNANSIATGTYIGEGVDDAQDELAANGRSGAEKRNIVLSDGESFNGGGSTSFASPQDAADDARAASPSPETDVYTISVGSANDGVLQAMAGPAGGAGGDPSFFNDVDDPLNVPSVFGNLAAQTVAEKVIMQDTLGNVLAALADGNGVPLDGNRATIYDELNDDPTDPDREAFRGDGVMHCVALAWELPFEVGNEIQGDTLGFDLGFYTEQERHNDGSGPELAA from the coding sequence ATGACCAACGATCCCAAATCCTACACGCTATCGCGCCGCAAGATGCTCGCCGGAATCGGCGTCGTCGGGCTCGCCTCCGCGGGCACCGGCCTCGGCACGACCGCGTTCTTCTCCGACGAGGAGGAGTTCGTCGACAACTCGCTCGTCGCCGGCGAACTCGACCTGCTCGTCGACTGGCAGCAGACCTACGACTTCGGAGACGGCCACCAGTTCGTCAGCGCCCACCCCGACCACGACGGCGACGGCGAGCAGTCCATCGCGGCCGACAACGACGCCGGGCAGATCCGCTACAGCGACTTCCCGGACGAGGAAGACGAGGACAGCAACGGCGCGAACATCCCGGTGCTGAACTGCGAGAACATTCCGCCGCTCTCCGAGGCGAACTTCGGCGTCGACCCCGTCACCGGCGAGGCGATGGAGACGCTGGTACAGTTCACCGACGTGAAGCCCGGCGACTCCGGCGAGATCACCTTCTCGCTGCACCTCTGTGACAACCCCGGCTACCTCTGGATGCAGGCCGACAACGTCTCCGAGTCCGGCGGCGTCCACGCCGAGCCCGAGATGGCGGTCGACCCCGACAACCTCGGCGACCTCGCCGGCGCGATCCAGGTGACGCTCTGGTACGACGAGGACTGCGACAACGTCTACGACGGCGCCGATCCGGTCGACATCATGCTGACGCTCGACTTCTCGGGGTCGATGCTGTACGACCAGTACGGCGGCGTCGTCAGCGACGACGAGATCACGATCAACGGGACCACCTACGACGAGACGACGAAGATCGACCTCGTCGAACTCGGGACCCGCCAGTTCGTCGACTACCTGCAGTCCCAGAACGCCGACGCCAAGGTCGGCGTCGCGTACTTCGACGGCGAGGGAAGCGACGACACGGAACCCCGGACCGGCGTCCTCCAGGCGATGACGACGGACCTCTCCGTCGTCGACGGCGCGCTGACCGGACTCCGACAGAAGCTCGCGAACGTCGTCAGCGGCGGTCCCGGCTCGACGCCCTTCGACGGCGACGGCGACCCCGACCCGTTCTCGAACGCGAACTCGATCGCGACGGGCACGTACATCGGCGAGGGCGTCGACGACGCTCAGGACGAACTCGCGGCGAACGGGCGCAGCGGCGCGGAAAAGCGCAACATCGTCCTCTCGGACGGCGAGTCGTTCAACGGCGGCGGGAGCACCTCGTTCGCGTCCCCGCAGGACGCCGCGGACGACGCCCGCGCGGCCTCGCCGTCCCCGGAGACGGACGTCTACACCATCTCCGTCGGGAGCGCCAACGACGGCGTGCTCCAGGCGATGGCCGGCCCCGCCGGCGGCGCGGGCGGCGACCCGTCGTTCTTCAACGACGTCGACGATCCGCTCAACGTCCCGAGCGTGTTCGGGAACCTCGCGGCCCAGACGGTCGCCGAGAAGGTCATCATGCAGGACACGCTCGGTAACGTCCTGGCCGCGCTGGCCGACGGCAACGGCGTCCCGCTCGACGGCAACCGCGCGACGATCTACGACGAACTGAACGACGACCCGACCGACCCAGACCGCGAAGCGTTCCGCGGCGACGGCGTGATGCACTGCGTCGCCCTCGCGTGGGAGCTCCCGTTCGAGGTCGGCAACGAGATCCAGGGCGACACGCTCGGCTTCGATCTCGGCTTCTACACCGAGCAGGAGCGCCACAACGACGGCTCGGGTCCCGAACTCGCGGCCTGA
- a CDS encoding vWA domain-containing protein: MTHDDELPLYNLSRRRVLAGLGAVGIASAGTGLGTSAFFSDEEEFADNTLQAGTLDLKLDYKATYLGGPGRLDAVRAMGYPDAEEILVDEEPTGRYLLAQAPSPADLQEWEDLVQGEGFPFCSSEADEYLENGDGIPMFTISDVKPGDSGEVTVSIHICDNPGYLRMIGELTGNEENGQTEPEIDAEGEDTDGSGELADAIEVCVWYDEDCDNVYEPTGTGQQQELEVALVSDVSGSMGGSALASLKTAATSFVDNLSSPDEAAAISFNTGAATDQELTTDYQAVKDAIDDYSAGGGTSIAAGIDEGADELLNGTNATPGASKVMILLSDGNSNASAATSAANAAKTAGIRLFTVALGSANTSLLQSLASSPDDAFVAPDPADLDTVYAEIAQIVLGGEQKIAEGTMAEVFAQLSDGIVLDGDRQEDGLQPYPGATTQCIGFEWTLPTDVGNEVQSDSIGFDFGFEVEQSRHNDAPFATPEAE, from the coding sequence ATGACACACGACGACGAACTACCGCTGTACAACCTCTCCCGGCGCCGCGTCCTCGCGGGCCTCGGAGCGGTCGGCATCGCCTCCGCCGGGACCGGCCTCGGTACCAGCGCGTTCTTCTCCGACGAGGAGGAGTTCGCGGACAACACGCTGCAGGCCGGGACGCTCGACCTGAAACTCGACTACAAGGCCACGTACCTCGGCGGGCCGGGACGCCTCGACGCCGTCAGGGCGATGGGCTACCCCGACGCCGAGGAGATCCTCGTCGACGAGGAGCCGACGGGTCGGTACCTCCTCGCGCAGGCCCCCTCGCCCGCCGATCTGCAGGAGTGGGAGGATCTCGTCCAGGGCGAGGGGTTCCCATTCTGTAGCTCCGAGGCCGACGAGTACCTCGAGAACGGCGACGGCATCCCGATGTTCACCATCTCGGACGTCAAACCGGGCGACTCCGGCGAGGTGACGGTGAGCATCCACATCTGCGACAACCCCGGTTACCTGCGGATGATCGGTGAGCTCACGGGCAACGAGGAGAACGGCCAGACGGAACCCGAGATCGACGCGGAGGGCGAGGACACCGACGGGAGCGGCGAACTCGCCGACGCCATCGAGGTCTGCGTCTGGTACGACGAGGACTGCGACAACGTCTACGAGCCGACCGGCACCGGCCAGCAGCAGGAACTGGAAGTCGCGCTGGTCTCCGACGTCTCCGGGTCGATGGGCGGCTCGGCGCTCGCGTCGCTGAAGACGGCCGCGACGAGTTTCGTCGACAACCTCTCCTCGCCCGACGAGGCCGCCGCGATCTCGTTCAACACCGGCGCCGCGACGGATCAGGAACTGACGACCGACTACCAGGCCGTCAAGGACGCGATCGACGACTACAGCGCCGGCGGCGGCACGTCCATCGCGGCCGGGATCGACGAGGGCGCGGACGAACTGCTCAACGGGACGAACGCCACGCCCGGCGCGTCGAAAGTGATGATCCTGCTGAGCGACGGCAACTCGAACGCGTCGGCTGCAACGTCGGCGGCCAACGCGGCCAAGACTGCAGGAATCCGGCTCTTCACCGTCGCGCTCGGAAGTGCGAACACGTCGCTCCTCCAGTCGCTCGCGAGTTCGCCGGACGACGCGTTCGTCGCCCCGGACCCGGCCGACCTCGACACGGTGTACGCCGAGATCGCCCAGATTGTCCTCGGCGGCGAACAGAAGATCGCCGAGGGGACGATGGCGGAGGTGTTCGCCCAGCTGTCGGACGGCATCGTCCTCGACGGGGACAGACAGGAAGACGGTCTCCAGCCGTACCCGGGCGCGACGACCCAGTGCATCGGTTTCGAGTGGACCCTCCCCACAGACGTCGGCAACGAGGTCCAGTCCGACTCGATCGGCTTCGACTTCGGCTTCGAGGTCGAGCAGTCGCGACACAACGACGCGCCGTTCGCGACGCCCGAGGCGGAGTAG
- a CDS encoding signal peptidase I has product MIRIPTPSMPSAGKLLATLVLLAAISPFVVFAVPQAVGADEGFVVLSGSMEPALSPGDVVIVDAAAPVRVGDVITYRTGGDSVPTTHRVVGERDGGYETKGDANENVDAGLVGPEAIIGRTVLVIPFVGHVILWANTPVGYVSLVVGPLVLLGVSELFAWARREPGVDASGETRHRAAGSDPERDRSATDAAGADVDTPAAGVRASGADPEAPAPQSAGTVAVAAVDLKLTLLAMAALFAYAGWNVYREFAVAAAPNPVSVGALTGGLLGLLFAGSVTLTAWRASRAAAAPSSTPALTDGSGDVEVRDE; this is encoded by the coding sequence ATGATCCGCATCCCGACGCCGTCGATGCCGAGTGCCGGAAAGCTGCTCGCGACGCTCGTCCTGCTCGCGGCGATCTCGCCGTTCGTCGTCTTCGCGGTCCCGCAGGCCGTCGGGGCCGACGAGGGGTTCGTCGTCCTCTCCGGGAGTATGGAGCCGGCGCTGTCGCCCGGCGACGTCGTGATCGTCGACGCCGCCGCGCCCGTGCGGGTCGGTGACGTCATCACCTACCGGACCGGCGGCGACAGCGTGCCGACGACTCACCGCGTCGTCGGCGAACGCGACGGCGGCTACGAGACCAAGGGCGACGCCAACGAGAACGTCGACGCGGGCCTGGTCGGCCCCGAGGCGATCATCGGGCGGACCGTCCTCGTGATCCCGTTCGTCGGTCACGTGATCCTGTGGGCGAACACGCCCGTCGGATACGTCTCGCTCGTCGTCGGCCCGCTGGTGCTGCTCGGCGTGAGCGAGCTGTTCGCGTGGGCCCGTCGAGAGCCCGGAGTCGACGCGTCCGGGGAGACGAGACACCGGGCGGCCGGATCAGACCCCGAGCGCGATCGGTCTGCGACCGACGCAGCCGGTGCAGACGTCGATACCCCCGCTGCGGGCGTCAGAGCGTCCGGAGCGGATCCGGAGGCACCCGCACCGCAGTCGGCCGGGACCGTCGCGGTCGCCGCGGTCGATCTGAAGCTCACGCTCCTGGCGATGGCGGCGCTGTTCGCCTACGCCGGGTGGAACGTGTACCGCGAGTTCGCCGTCGCGGCGGCTCCGAACCCCGTCTCGGTCGGCGCGCTCACGGGCGGACTGCTCGGCCTGCTGTTCGCCGGATCGGTGACGCTGACCGCGTGGCGGGCGAGCCGGGCGGCCGCCGCGCCCTCTTCGACTCCGGCTCTCACGGACGGGAGCGGGGACGTGGAGGTGCGCGATGAGTAA
- a CDS encoding CPBP family intramembrane glutamic endopeptidase, with protein sequence MVPANDARDAAEGRKGTRSNTESAEQPSARSTDRDGDVDSARLVRFFGTLLLFALGFVAVARLANVRMVALAPAYMFTPAVAAAVTVFTTEVSIREVGVRIGRTRWHAAAVVAVLVLVAVALGIALAVPGIGFDGTADPVPGIPLPSGALGVLALVALTVGTGVTVNALFALGEEFGWRGYLLWELAPLGFWRASGLISVLWGVWHAPIVLDGYNYPSFPLVGVAVMTAATVAFSPLYTYFVVRARSVFAAGLFHGVFNAAAGTLLVYTATTDPVLGELVASPVGLAGIAAFALATVPVALVGVPSLNRAALVGGVRRPGGGGTDEDVTER encoded by the coding sequence ATGGTCCCCGCAAACGACGCCCGCGACGCAGCCGAAGGTCGCAAAGGGACGCGATCGAACACCGAATCGGCCGAGCAGCCGTCCGCGAGGAGCACCGACCGGGACGGTGACGTCGATTCCGCTCGACTGGTCCGCTTTTTCGGGACGCTTCTCCTGTTCGCTCTCGGGTTCGTCGCCGTCGCTCGCCTGGCGAACGTCCGGATGGTGGCGCTGGCACCGGCGTATATGTTCACCCCCGCGGTCGCCGCCGCGGTGACGGTGTTCACGACGGAGGTGTCGATACGGGAGGTCGGCGTCCGAATCGGTCGAACCCGCTGGCACGCTGCCGCCGTGGTGGCCGTCCTCGTTCTCGTCGCGGTGGCACTCGGGATCGCGCTCGCGGTGCCCGGGATCGGTTTCGACGGGACCGCGGATCCCGTTCCGGGAATCCCGCTCCCGTCGGGTGCCCTCGGCGTCCTCGCGCTCGTGGCCCTGACGGTCGGGACCGGCGTGACCGTCAACGCGCTCTTCGCGCTCGGCGAGGAGTTCGGCTGGCGTGGCTACCTCCTGTGGGAGCTCGCGCCGCTGGGGTTCTGGCGGGCGAGCGGCCTGATCAGCGTCCTGTGGGGAGTCTGGCACGCGCCGATCGTCCTCGACGGCTACAACTACCCGTCGTTCCCGCTGGTCGGCGTCGCGGTGATGACGGCCGCCACGGTCGCGTTCTCGCCGCTGTACACGTACTTCGTCGTGCGGGCTCGCTCGGTCTTCGCCGCAGGGCTGTTCCACGGCGTGTTCAACGCCGCCGCCGGAACCCTGCTGGTCTACACCGCGACCACGGACCCTGTTCTCGGAGAACTCGTCGCGAGTCCCGTCGGCCTCGCCGGAATCGCCGCCTTCGCGCTCGCGACCGTGCCGGTCGCGCTCGTCGGAGTGCCGTCGCTGAATCGCGCCGCGCTGGTCGGTGGCGTTCGGCGTCCGGGAGGCGGCGGGACGGACGAGGACGTGACCGAGCGATGA
- a CDS encoding IMP cyclohydrolase: MYIGRFVIVAPDFGAYRVSSRSFPNRQIVDRDGTLTVAPTPDAPENDNPYVSYNCVREGGDAVVVGNGSHVDPIAEKLDLGYPARDALASALLALDYEKDDYDTPRVAGVVGEESYVGIVRRDALLVEAVDEPTLVATYEADAPTPIDFAGDASADPADLARRAYDLDYEHAVCAAGVTYDAGGVDVGFYNGE, encoded by the coding sequence ATGTACATCGGACGGTTCGTCATCGTCGCGCCCGACTTCGGCGCGTACCGCGTCTCCTCCCGCTCGTTCCCCAACCGGCAGATCGTCGACCGCGACGGGACGTTGACCGTCGCGCCGACGCCCGACGCGCCCGAGAACGACAACCCGTACGTCTCCTACAACTGCGTCCGCGAGGGGGGCGACGCCGTCGTCGTCGGCAACGGCTCCCACGTCGATCCGATCGCGGAGAAACTCGACCTCGGGTACCCCGCTCGCGACGCGCTCGCGTCGGCGCTCCTCGCGCTCGACTACGAGAAGGACGACTACGACACCCCGCGCGTCGCGGGCGTCGTCGGCGAGGAATCGTACGTCGGCATCGTCCGCCGGGACGCCCTGCTCGTCGAGGCCGTCGACGAACCCACTCTCGTCGCCACTTACGAGGCGGACGCGCCGACGCCGATCGACTTCGCCGGCGACGCGTCTGCCGACCCCGCCGACCTAGCTCGGCGCGCGTACGACCTCGACTACGAACACGCCGTCTGCGCCGCGGGCGTCACGTACGACGCCGGCGGCGTCGACGTCGGGTTCTACAACGGGGAGTAG
- a CDS encoding metallophosphoesterase family protein produces the protein MQVAVLSDIHANKVALDAVLDDLAGDAGTDPDAMVCAGDVVGYNPWPAECVAAVRERGIPTVMGNHDRAVASDTTFRFNSMAAAGVEHAREALDDDAVEWLADLPDSRTVLDGRLKLVHGHPDDPDRYTYPDEFSASMLDDEDVLVTGHTHVQGHRVFEEGVVMNPGSVGQPRDSDPRAAYALVDLDDLAVEERRVEYDVDTVVDAVREAGLPDRIGQRLYDGR, from the coding sequence ATGCAGGTCGCCGTCCTCTCCGACATCCACGCGAACAAGGTCGCGCTCGACGCCGTTCTCGACGATCTCGCCGGTGACGCTGGAACGGATCCGGACGCGATGGTCTGCGCGGGCGACGTCGTCGGCTACAACCCCTGGCCCGCGGAGTGCGTCGCCGCCGTCCGCGAACGGGGGATTCCGACGGTGATGGGCAATCACGACCGCGCGGTCGCTTCGGACACGACGTTCCGGTTCAACTCGATGGCGGCCGCGGGCGTCGAACACGCTCGGGAGGCCCTCGACGACGACGCGGTCGAATGGCTCGCCGACCTCCCCGACAGCCGGACCGTCCTCGACGGCCGGCTGAAACTGGTCCACGGCCATCCCGACGATCCCGACCGCTACACCTACCCTGACGAGTTCTCGGCGTCGATGCTCGACGACGAGGACGTCCTCGTGACCGGTCACACGCACGTCCAGGGGCACCGCGTCTTCGAGGAGGGGGTCGTGATGAACCCCGGCAGCGTCGGTCAGCCGCGCGACAGCGATCCCCGGGCGGCGTACGCGCTGGTCGATCTGGACGATCTCGCGGTGGAGGAGCGACGCGTCGAGTACGATGTCGACACCGTCGTCGACGCGGTTCGGGAGGCCGGCCTCCCCGACCGGATCGGACAGCGGCTCTACGACGGCCGGTGA
- a CDS encoding aspartate kinase, whose amino-acid sequence MRVVAKFGGTSLGSGDRINRAADSIAAAVEEGHEIAVVASAMGNTTDELLEEIEFEAEDRDRAEIVSMGERTSVRMLKAALAARGVDAMFVEPGGEDWPIIANDLGEVDVEETKQRAAALAADLDGVVPVITGFLAQNLDGEITTLGRGGSDTTAVMLGRYMNADEVVIVTDVEGVMTGDPRVVEGARNVGRITVDELRNLSFRGAEVVAPSALSYKDDDLDVRVVHYQHGDLLTGGTLIEGEFENLIDMQEDSLACITVAGRSIRNSPGILADLSQALREAEINIDAVASGMDSVTFYVNEDRAEEAENLLHEKVVDDQTLSSVTVDDDVAVIRVTGGELPNRPGVILDIVQPISEAGINIHDVITSATSVAIFVAWDDREETLEIVQDEF is encoded by the coding sequence GTGCGCGTAGTCGCGAAGTTCGGGGGAACGTCGCTGGGCAGCGGCGACCGAATCAACCGCGCCGCCGACTCCATCGCCGCGGCCGTCGAGGAGGGCCACGAGATCGCCGTCGTCGCGAGCGCGATGGGGAACACGACCGACGAACTCTTAGAAGAGATCGAGTTCGAGGCCGAGGACCGCGACCGCGCGGAGATCGTCTCGATGGGCGAGCGGACGAGCGTCCGGATGCTCAAGGCCGCGCTCGCCGCCCGCGGCGTCGACGCGATGTTCGTCGAACCCGGCGGTGAGGACTGGCCGATCATCGCGAACGACCTCGGCGAGGTCGACGTCGAGGAGACGAAACAGCGCGCCGCCGCGCTCGCCGCCGACCTCGACGGCGTCGTCCCGGTGATCACCGGCTTCCTCGCACAGAACCTCGACGGCGAGATCACGACGCTCGGCCGCGGCGGGTCGGACACGACGGCCGTGATGCTCGGCCGGTACATGAACGCCGACGAGGTCGTCATCGTCACCGACGTCGAGGGCGTGATGACGGGCGATCCGCGGGTCGTCGAGGGCGCACGCAACGTCGGGCGGATCACCGTCGACGAACTCCGGAACCTCTCGTTCCGCGGCGCGGAGGTGGTCGCGCCCTCGGCGCTCTCGTACAAGGACGACGACCTCGACGTCCGCGTCGTCCACTACCAGCACGGGGACCTGCTCACCGGCGGGACGCTCATCGAGGGCGAGTTCGAGAACCTCATCGACATGCAGGAGGACTCGCTGGCGTGCATCACCGTCGCCGGGCGCTCGATCCGCAACAGTCCCGGCATCCTCGCGGACCTCTCGCAGGCGCTTCGCGAGGCGGAGATCAACATCGACGCCGTCGCCTCGGGGATGGACTCGGTGACGTTCTACGTGAACGAGGACCGCGCCGAGGAGGCCGAGAACCTGCTGCACGAGAAGGTCGTCGACGACCAGACGCTCTCCTCGGTCACCGTCGACGACGACGTCGCGGTCATCCGCGTCACGGGCGGGGAACTGCCGAACCGACCCGGCGTCATCCTCGACATCGTCCAGCCGATCTCGGAGGCGGGCATCAACATCCACGACGTCATCACCTCCGCGACGTCGGTGGCCATCTTCGTCGCGTGGGACGACCGCGAGGAGACGCTCGAAATCGTCCAGGACGAGTTCTGA
- a CDS encoding DNA-directed DNA polymerase II small subunit, which translates to MPLETPVRIVRELAARGYNAEQAAVTLIASTERPGRTLERVVEHVDDAALRITADDVRDALGDARPSSDARDAETRADDVSTMENGAETIEDDVSAVGGDAPNRGERDASTPRRDETTNPGRGDAPADVGESGSGSQDPSVSTGDERGYRKTEAGSGSGNVPEETAGAASGGGTSPGDAAPAASRTVDPSLRSLEVAGDVTGQSTGTGEYGDFVKVFRDRYEKLSKQLRGRVNHRPATAIQSMSGGTDAAMVGLVNDIRSTKSGHWLVELEDTTGTFPCLVMKDREFAELVDELLLDECIAVEGTLSDDAGIMFVDSMHFPDVPRTYSPNTADRHVQAALVSDIHVGSQEFEADAWTRFADWLHTEEAERVEYLLIAGDMVEGVGVYPDQDEELDIVDIYEQYERFSEHLKDVPGDMEILMIPGNHDAVRLAEPQPGFDENLRDIMSAHDARITGNPSLVTVEGVKVLMYHGVSLDEVIAELPEEKASYDDPHKAMYQLLKKRHVAPQFGGKTRLAPEEKDYLVMEEVPDVFHTGHVHKLGWGKYHDVLAVNSGCWQAQTDFQKSVNIDPDVGYAPILDLDTLDMTVRKFA; encoded by the coding sequence GTGCCTCTGGAGACGCCGGTTCGCATCGTTCGGGAGCTCGCGGCGCGGGGCTACAACGCCGAGCAGGCGGCCGTGACGCTCATCGCGAGTACCGAGCGACCGGGACGGACGCTCGAACGGGTGGTCGAGCACGTCGACGACGCCGCCCTCCGGATCACGGCCGACGACGTCCGAGACGCCCTCGGGGACGCACGTCCGTCGTCGGATGCACGTGACGCCGAGACGAGAGCGGACGACGTCTCGACGATGGAGAACGGCGCAGAGACGATAGAAGACGACGTCTCGGCGGTGGGAGGTGATGCTCCGAACCGGGGAGAAAGAGATGCCTCGACTCCGAGGAGAGACGAGACCACGAACCCGGGGAGAGGCGATGCCCCAGCCGACGTCGGAGAGAGTGGTTCCGGTTCACAAGACCCCTCCGTTTCCACTGGAGACGAGCGTGGATACCGGAAGACAGAGGCGGGTAGTGGGAGCGGAAACGTTCCAGAGGAAACTGCGGGCGCTGCGTCCGGCGGCGGAACGTCACCGGGGGACGCCGCACCCGCCGCGTCGCGGACCGTCGACCCCTCGCTCCGGTCGCTGGAAGTCGCCGGCGACGTGACCGGTCAGAGCACCGGCACCGGCGAGTACGGCGACTTCGTGAAAGTGTTCAGAGACCGCTACGAGAAGCTCTCGAAACAGCTCCGCGGGCGGGTGAACCACCGGCCGGCGACGGCGATCCAGTCGATGAGCGGCGGGACGGACGCGGCGATGGTCGGCCTCGTCAACGACATCCGATCGACGAAGAGCGGCCACTGGCTCGTGGAGTTGGAGGACACGACCGGCACGTTCCCGTGTCTGGTGATGAAAGACCGGGAGTTCGCCGAACTCGTCGACGAACTGCTGCTCGACGAGTGCATCGCCGTCGAGGGGACCCTCTCGGACGACGCGGGGATCATGTTCGTCGACTCGATGCACTTCCCGGACGTGCCGCGGACGTACTCGCCGAACACCGCCGACAGACACGTGCAGGCGGCGCTGGTCTCGGACATCCACGTCGGCAGCCAGGAGTTCGAGGCCGACGCCTGGACCCGCTTCGCCGACTGGCTCCACACCGAGGAGGCCGAGCGCGTGGAGTACCTCCTCATCGCGGGCGACATGGTCGAGGGCGTCGGCGTCTACCCGGACCAGGACGAGGAACTCGACATCGTCGACATCTACGAGCAGTACGAGCGGTTCTCCGAGCACCTCAAGGACGTCCCCGGCGATATGGAGATCCTGATGATCCCGGGCAACCACGACGCGGTCCGCCTCGCCGAGCCCCAGCCCGGGTTCGACGAGAACCTCAGGGATATCATGTCGGCACACGACGCCCGCATCACGGGCAACCCGTCGCTCGTGACCGTCGAGGGCGTGAAGGTGCTGATGTACCACGGCGTCTCGCTCGACGAGGTCATCGCCGAGTTGCCAGAGGAGAAGGCCAGCTACGACGACCCGCACAAGGCGATGTATCAGCTCCTGAAGAAGCGCCACGTCGCGCCGCAGTTCGGCGGGAAGACGCGCCTCGCGCCCGAGGAGAAGGACTACCTCGTGATGGAGGAGGTCCCGGACGTCTTCCACACCGGACACGTCCACAAGCTCGGCTGGGGGAAGTACCACGACGTCCTGGCGGTCAATTCGGGGTGCTGGCAGGCCCAGACCGACTTCCAGAAGTCCGTCAACATCGACCCCGACGTCGGCTACGCGCCGATCCTCGACCTCGACACGCTCGACATGACCGTCCGAAAGTTCGCCTAG